In Acidobacteriota bacterium, a genomic segment contains:
- a CDS encoding fibronectin type III domain-containing protein, protein MTSDTRLPSSRFRFGCLLPVVAGALLLAGVARADGPRVARYHVLRGRAAWPADLAAPEHRTRWILGVPAGAAQRRLEIRPEGDRVTVVAEPLRPEAGERTARTFGDRRGGRDVTAWWLPDRGEGILRPGERRTLDLFEETAGGRDELRIELEGLGVGWAELPAGPREVVLERARVFRRAAGASAFTFEEEVMRLVGRRAGLVAETVTPASGEPEASILAGVDQGAGTLQLYYSELKPIVHQNIQYGWDRGGKCNGGPNNGQPCVENADCRTSIFDPYTCDPISVSEVTPDGFPDMGALLAADYWDFSGNDRTNSVAEVTSTVTPLDSAHTCNIGQCGFTNPATRILAKQDRDFLDPSKTDDLITTVFENEDASSAAFCGGAPCPITWQRAGALREGKSGLFGDGESRFCYDPLEGRSAVAQWVFPHQDTKGYFFQAGDSWRTDFAACEQNIFNTVCGDPGLFPTLYVKACNDKGNFQASDVLKGGVVKLPSGHTLNVLVVRILTEFCVYTCGQCTDGIFGCKTDEVRKAIYLFVAPHITTVVRLQSPNVIPLPIESQNTLEETDIKFGLLPPLTIESPGATDTTIDVRWDPGRDTSRILDYVVYWDTDSGSSSPYAFNSIDNAGQVSFDGTSATISGLTPGTTYYITVTSRSSYTDPKSGVTTIYESIIYPTQIFGDPDFAYPIEVVQTTTGGSCTPTAEVTGLTVSRLADGSLQFCWDPVSDPCLDGYDLLGSDDATSDANWQTVASVTSAETCWTGSPANTFYLVVARGTGGTGPWGHYGH, encoded by the coding sequence ATGACTTCCGACACACGCCTTCCCTCCTCCCGCTTCCGGTTCGGGTGCCTCCTGCCGGTCGTCGCCGGCGCCCTCCTCCTCGCGGGCGTCGCCCGGGCGGACGGCCCCCGCGTCGCCAGGTACCACGTCCTGCGGGGGCGCGCGGCCTGGCCGGCCGACCTGGCCGCGCCGGAGCACCGCACCCGCTGGATCCTCGGGGTGCCCGCCGGGGCCGCCCAGAGGCGGCTCGAGATCCGGCCGGAGGGCGACCGCGTGACGGTGGTCGCGGAGCCGCTTCGCCCGGAGGCCGGGGAGAGGACCGCCAGGACGTTCGGAGACCGGCGCGGTGGCCGTGACGTGACCGCGTGGTGGCTTCCCGACCGGGGCGAAGGGATCTTGCGGCCCGGCGAGCGGCGCACCCTCGATCTGTTCGAGGAGACGGCGGGGGGGCGCGACGAGCTGCGGATCGAGCTCGAGGGCCTCGGGGTCGGCTGGGCGGAGCTGCCCGCGGGTCCCCGGGAGGTGGTCCTGGAGCGCGCGCGGGTGTTCCGGCGCGCCGCCGGCGCCTCCGCGTTCACCTTCGAGGAGGAGGTGATGCGTCTCGTCGGCCGGCGCGCGGGGCTCGTGGCGGAGACGGTCACCCCGGCCTCCGGAGAGCCGGAAGCGTCGATTCTCGCCGGTGTCGACCAGGGTGCCGGAACCCTTCAGCTCTACTACAGCGAGCTCAAGCCGATCGTCCACCAGAACATCCAGTACGGCTGGGACCGGGGAGGCAAGTGCAACGGCGGGCCGAACAACGGCCAGCCATGCGTGGAGAACGCGGACTGCCGGACGAGCATCTTCGATCCCTACACGTGCGATCCGATCAGCGTGTCGGAGGTGACCCCTGACGGGTTCCCCGACATGGGCGCGTTGCTGGCGGCGGATTACTGGGACTTCTCCGGCAACGACCGCACCAACAGCGTCGCCGAGGTCACGTCCACGGTCACGCCGCTCGACTCCGCCCACACCTGCAACATCGGTCAGTGCGGCTTCACGAACCCGGCGACGAGGATCCTGGCCAAGCAGGACCGCGACTTCCTCGACCCGTCCAAGACGGACGATCTCATCACGACGGTCTTCGAGAACGAGGATGCTTCGTCGGCGGCGTTTTGCGGAGGCGCCCCGTGCCCGATCACATGGCAGCGGGCCGGCGCACTCCGCGAGGGGAAGTCGGGGCTTTTCGGGGACGGAGAGAGCCGGTTCTGCTACGACCCGCTGGAGGGGCGGTCGGCGGTGGCGCAATGGGTGTTCCCGCACCAGGACACGAAAGGCTATTTCTTCCAGGCCGGCGATTCCTGGCGCACCGACTTCGCGGCCTGCGAGCAGAACATCTTCAACACCGTCTGCGGTGATCCCGGGCTGTTTCCCACGCTCTACGTGAAGGCCTGCAACGACAAGGGGAACTTCCAGGCGTCGGACGTGCTGAAGGGAGGCGTGGTCAAGCTTCCGTCCGGCCACACGCTGAACGTCCTTGTCGTGCGCATTCTCACCGAGTTCTGCGTGTACACCTGCGGGCAGTGCACCGATGGAATCTTCGGCTGCAAGACGGACGAGGTGCGGAAGGCGATCTATCTGTTCGTCGCTCCCCACATCACCACCGTGGTGCGCCTGCAGTCTCCCAACGTCATCCCCCTGCCGATCGAATCGCAGAACACGCTGGAAGAGACGGACATCAAGTTCGGGCTCTTGCCGCCGTTGACGATCGAGTCGCCCGGCGCTACGGACACCACGATCGACGTGCGGTGGGATCCCGGCCGGGACACCTCCCGGATCCTCGACTACGTCGTTTACTGGGATACCGACTCGGGAAGCTCCTCCCCGTACGCCTTCAACTCCATCGACAACGCGGGACAGGTCTCTTTCGACGGCACCTCGGCCACCATCTCCGGACTGACCCCGGGGACCACCTACTACATCACCGTGACGTCCCGTTCGAGCTACACGGATCCGAAGAGCGGCGTGACGACCATTTACGAGAGTATCATCTACCCCACTCAGATCTTCGGCGATCCGGACTTCGCTTATCCGATCGAGGTGGTTCAGACGACGACGGGTGGATCGTGCACGCCGACGGCGGAGGTGACGGGGTTGACCGTCAGCAGGCTCGCCGACGGCAGCCTTCAGTTCTGTTGGGATCCCGTCAGCGATCCATGCCTCGATGGCTACGACCTGCTCGGATCCGACGATGCGACCTCCGACGCGAACTGGCAGACCGTGGCCAGCGTGACGAGCGCGGAAACGTGCTGGACCGGCTCGCCGGCGAACACCTTCTACCTCGTCGTCGCCCGCGGCACGGGAGGAACCGGTCCGTGGGGACACTACGGGCACTGA
- a CDS encoding mechanosensitive ion channel family protein yields the protein METTGRWPEWVQRLAANPYAQAAAIVLVAFVAARLVNVIVTRLLRRLTERTRTELDDRILAALDRPVSKSVLLVGLGLAARRIAPPPAALFLVLGTLKTLAVLLWAGFGFHVAGAVLEIVSRQHADAPLLARRMLPLYENLAKLLLAGAAVYFLFLSWNIDVTAWLASAGIVGLALGFAAKDTLANLFSGLFILADAPYKLGDYIVLDSGERGRVTQVGLRSTRLLTRDDVEITIPNAVIANAKIVNESGGPWKKARLRVPVGVAYGSDVDRVRRILLDVAGETPVVAPDPAPRVRFQRFGDSSLDFELQCWIRDPEDRGLALDALNTAIYKRFAAEGVEIPFPQRDLHIKEMPGSRG from the coding sequence ATGGAGACGACGGGTCGGTGGCCGGAGTGGGTCCAACGGCTCGCGGCGAACCCTTACGCCCAGGCGGCCGCGATCGTTCTCGTGGCGTTCGTCGCCGCGAGGCTGGTGAACGTCATCGTCACGCGGTTGCTCCGCCGGCTCACGGAGCGGACCCGCACGGAGCTGGACGACCGGATCCTGGCGGCCCTCGACCGACCGGTTTCGAAGTCGGTCCTTCTGGTGGGCCTGGGCCTGGCGGCCCGCCGCATCGCTCCCCCGCCTGCGGCGCTGTTCCTGGTGCTGGGGACTCTCAAGACGTTGGCCGTTCTGCTCTGGGCCGGCTTCGGCTTTCACGTCGCGGGGGCTGTTCTCGAGATCGTGTCGCGACAACACGCCGATGCCCCTCTCCTCGCCAGGCGCATGCTCCCGTTGTACGAGAACCTGGCGAAACTCCTCCTTGCCGGCGCAGCCGTCTACTTCCTGTTCCTTTCCTGGAACATCGACGTGACCGCATGGCTCGCCTCGGCCGGGATCGTCGGACTGGCCCTGGGGTTCGCCGCCAAGGACACCCTGGCCAATCTGTTCTCCGGCCTGTTCATCCTCGCCGATGCGCCGTACAAGCTCGGCGATTACATCGTTCTCGATTCCGGCGAGCGGGGGAGGGTGACGCAGGTCGGCCTGCGGAGCACGCGGCTGCTGACACGGGACGACGTCGAGATCACCATACCGAACGCCGTGATCGCGAATGCCAAGATCGTCAACGAGAGCGGCGGGCCGTGGAAGAAGGCGAGGCTGCGCGTGCCGGTCGGCGTCGCCTACGGAAGCGACGTGGACCGGGTGAGGCGGATCCTCCTCGATGTCGCCGGCGAGACACCGGTGGTCGCTCCGGACCCGGCTCCGCGAGTGCGCTTCCAGCGATTCGGGGACTCGAGCCTCGACTTCGAGCTGCAGTGCTGGATCCGGGATCCGGAGGACCGAGGTCTCGCCCTCGACGCGCTCAACACGGCGATCTACAAGCGCTTCGCCGCCGAGGGAGTGGAGATCCCGTTCCCTCAGCGCGACCTGCACATCAAGGAGATGCCGGGCTCCCGCGGCTGA
- the glgC gene encoding glucose-1-phosphate adenylyltransferase (catalyzes the formation of ADP-glucose and diphosphate from ATP and alpha-D-glucose 1-phosphate) produces MRRRRRSMKDVVTAILGGGQGTRLWPLTRDRAKPAVPVGGKFRLIDIPISNSLHAGIDRIFVLTQFNSASLNRHIAQTYRFDVFSRGFVNILAADQSLENRDWYQGTADAIRKTLPRLLAPEPREILILSGDQLYLMDLKAMVLLHRDRGADLTIAVHPVPPSEAPQLGILRMDEEGRLVEFAEKPSDPEVIGRFALDEGTIRKLGLEAEPGSVLASMGIYVFRAEVLAELLSGTSSTDFGREVIPEALPHRRVLGFVHKGYWRDIGTIRGYHQASLELTEPLPQFDLYNPDFPIYTHPRFLPGCKVGDCKVSRAILCDGSIVSAARVHRSIVGIRVVVREGSVIEDSVLMGATELERLPVPSGRIPLGVGRDCVIRSAIVDLDARIGDGCRLVNEAGLTHADGENYCIRDGVIVVPRRAVLPPGTVV; encoded by the coding sequence ATGCGCCGGAGGCGACGAAGCATGAAGGATGTCGTGACGGCCATTCTTGGCGGCGGGCAGGGCACGAGGCTCTGGCCCTTGACCCGCGACCGGGCGAAGCCGGCCGTCCCGGTCGGGGGGAAGTTCCGCCTCATCGACATCCCGATCAGCAACAGCCTTCACGCCGGAATCGACCGGATCTTCGTCCTCACGCAGTTCAACAGCGCCAGCCTGAACCGCCACATCGCCCAGACGTACCGCTTCGACGTCTTCAGCCGGGGCTTCGTCAACATTCTCGCGGCGGACCAGAGCCTCGAGAACCGGGACTGGTACCAGGGAACCGCCGACGCCATCCGCAAGACGCTACCCCGTCTGCTCGCACCCGAGCCGAGGGAAATCCTCATCCTGTCCGGGGACCAGCTCTACCTGATGGACCTCAAGGCGATGGTGCTCCTGCACCGGGACCGCGGCGCCGACTTGACGATCGCCGTGCACCCGGTTCCTCCCTCGGAAGCCCCGCAGCTCGGGATCCTCCGCATGGACGAGGAGGGCCGGCTGGTCGAGTTCGCCGAGAAGCCGTCCGATCCCGAGGTGATCGGAAGGTTCGCACTCGACGAGGGGACGATCCGAAAGCTGGGGCTCGAGGCGGAGCCCGGTTCCGTGCTGGCCAGCATGGGAATCTACGTGTTCCGGGCCGAGGTGCTCGCGGAACTTCTTTCCGGCACCTCCTCGACCGACTTCGGCCGGGAGGTCATCCCCGAGGCGCTCCCCCACCGCCGCGTCCTCGGGTTCGTCCACAAAGGATATTGGCGCGACATCGGTACGATCCGCGGCTACCACCAGGCGAGCCTGGAACTCACCGAACCGCTGCCCCAGTTCGATCTGTACAACCCCGACTTTCCTATCTACACCCACCCCCGATTCCTCCCGGGGTGCAAGGTGGGGGATTGCAAGGTCTCTCGGGCGATCCTCTGCGACGGCAGCATCGTTTCGGCCGCGCGGGTCCACCGCTCGATCGTCGGTATCCGGGTCGTGGTCCGCGAGGGATCGGTGATCGAAGACTCGGTTCTGATGGGGGCTACCGAACTCGAGCGGCTTCCCGTGCCGAGTGGCCGCATCCCTCTAGGCGTGGGGCGGGACTGCGTGATCCGCTCGGCCATCGTCGACCTCGACGCCCGGATCGGGGACGGCTGCCGGCTCGTCAACGAGGCCGGTCTGACCCACGCGGACGGCGAGAACTACTGCATCCGCGACGGCGTCATCGTCGTCCCGCGCCGCGCGGTGCTACCGCCCGGCACGGTCGTCTGA
- a CDS encoding TonB-dependent receptor: MTGPRRVSGALLVLLLVGALLPPAVAQTTGGSITGRVATPDGRPVADAVIEAISPDTGALRTALTDRKGRYALVNLPTGTWKVIARTPGGGSSAPREVRLSLQQAIELDFTVVAEVEETVTVTARPPLVDPQRSWGELRIGKQETEDLPVAGRVVTDLALLDSQVAGVAPAQFFGERSSVFVLNGQSGRGNAFLVDGLDNGDRVSSTTLNSYFSQQVIDEFVVLTQQFAPEFGRAAGGVLNIVTRRGSNNFESDFFVQGTRSNWNSSGPFVAGLPRETSEVLATRRDATGITFGGPIVPDKAFYFFSYERQRSTDPMPYTGVDRNGVAGGVFAADAEDDNFFLRTDFQLSPRHSLMLRLSADDRRTEGLNVGGIYTPEAGFALDEQDVQFAASLQSVWESGLMHELRLLAGRSEFDQQANSSLTAVTRPSGVFGGNPLNMQRRQEERLQLVDNLTLTRGAHTLKLGFDVLRTVTHASVRFNPQGGFLYGTDEPWDPGDCLDLNASQIGQAARDEQEGLGRNPIPCPFGDRDGDGTPNEPGKWWTYPTVYVLVDGHPDVTFRDTQYAFFAQDAWQVTRDLLLHYGLRYDLSTFRLGRDVRVPSDKIPNGGAGRDTDNIAPRLGFTWRPLDGRRIVVRGGAGIFYDKIPLAFPAASAVSSDIAINMIFPQALGFELTEQAVDEFGSDAVRPILQQFPELALRFSTGTELETPYSVQYTLGADIGLGRAGALRIDLNRSLGYHQVLLRDLNPVVEVLTFGGRKRLDEFPNRNLTPFGQPIHRDESLGSIAAIVTEGRSWYTGVTLGWNWRGEQGWASASYTWSRAEDLGFDPLKGGISLPPNSDDLAAERGRSDADRRHRAVFAAGVPLPMGLRGSTVVRYASGAPFNVTLGRDTNLDGQDNDRPEGIGRNTGADTPLEVVNAIRVAEGLSPVTRLEEPDFLQVDFRIEKPFLLRDGRVQGDVYVQVFNAFDRFNPVAVEGRILSDRFGEPYGLGGPPRTIEIGLHLGVGRR; the protein is encoded by the coding sequence GTGACGGGTCCCCGCCGAGTTTCGGGTGCCCTGCTGGTGCTGCTGCTGGTGGGAGCGCTGCTCCCGCCGGCCGTGGCACAGACGACCGGGGGTTCGATCACCGGCAGGGTGGCGACACCGGACGGCCGCCCCGTGGCGGATGCCGTCATCGAGGCGATCTCGCCCGATACCGGAGCGCTGAGGACGGCGCTCACCGACCGGAAGGGGCGCTACGCGCTGGTCAACCTGCCGACGGGGACCTGGAAAGTGATCGCCAGGACGCCCGGGGGCGGGAGCAGCGCGCCGCGGGAGGTCCGGCTGTCGCTGCAGCAGGCCATCGAGCTCGACTTCACCGTGGTGGCGGAAGTCGAGGAGACGGTGACGGTCACGGCGCGGCCGCCACTGGTCGATCCGCAGCGGAGCTGGGGCGAGCTGCGAATCGGCAAGCAGGAGACCGAAGACCTGCCGGTGGCGGGCCGCGTGGTCACCGACCTCGCGCTGCTCGATTCGCAGGTGGCGGGCGTGGCGCCGGCGCAGTTCTTCGGCGAGCGGAGCTCGGTCTTCGTGCTGAACGGGCAGTCGGGACGGGGCAACGCCTTTCTGGTCGACGGTCTCGACAACGGCGACCGGGTGAGCAGCACCACGCTCAACAGCTACTTCTCCCAGCAGGTCATCGATGAATTCGTCGTCCTGACCCAGCAGTTCGCTCCCGAGTTCGGCCGGGCCGCGGGCGGGGTGCTCAACATCGTCACGCGGCGGGGAAGCAACAACTTCGAGAGCGACTTCTTCGTTCAGGGGACGAGGAGTAACTGGAACTCGTCCGGTCCGTTCGTCGCCGGCCTTCCGCGGGAGACCTCCGAGGTGCTCGCCACGCGCCGCGATGCCACGGGGATCACCTTCGGTGGGCCGATCGTGCCCGACAAGGCTTTCTACTTCTTTTCTTACGAGCGGCAGCGCTCCACCGATCCGATGCCCTACACGGGAGTGGACCGGAACGGCGTCGCCGGCGGCGTCTTCGCCGCCGACGCCGAGGATGACAATTTCTTCCTCAGGACGGATTTCCAGCTCTCCCCGCGGCACAGCCTGATGCTCCGTCTGTCCGCGGACGACCGGCGCACCGAGGGCCTGAACGTCGGCGGAATCTACACCCCCGAGGCGGGCTTCGCGCTCGACGAACAGGACGTTCAGTTCGCGGCGTCGCTGCAGTCGGTCTGGGAGTCGGGCTTGATGCACGAGCTGAGGCTCCTCGCCGGACGGTCCGAATTCGACCAGCAGGCGAATTCCTCGCTCACCGCCGTCACCCGCCCGTCCGGGGTTTTCGGCGGGAATCCGCTCAACATGCAGCGCCGGCAGGAGGAGAGGCTCCAGCTGGTGGACAACCTGACGCTCACGCGGGGCGCCCACACGCTGAAATTGGGTTTCGATGTGCTGCGCACGGTGACGCATGCGTCCGTCCGGTTCAATCCCCAGGGGGGTTTCCTCTACGGCACGGACGAGCCGTGGGACCCGGGAGACTGCCTCGACCTGAACGCGTCGCAAATCGGGCAGGCGGCCCGTGACGAGCAGGAGGGACTCGGGCGGAATCCGATCCCGTGCCCCTTCGGGGACCGTGACGGCGACGGGACGCCGAACGAGCCCGGGAAGTGGTGGACCTATCCCACCGTTTACGTCCTCGTCGACGGGCATCCGGACGTGACGTTCCGGGACACGCAGTACGCCTTCTTCGCGCAGGACGCCTGGCAGGTCACGCGTGACCTTCTGCTGCACTACGGCCTTCGATACGACCTCAGCACCTTCCGCCTCGGCCGGGATGTTCGGGTCCCGTCGGATAAGATTCCGAACGGCGGCGCCGGGCGCGACACGGACAACATCGCCCCACGCCTCGGTTTCACCTGGCGTCCCCTGGACGGCCGCCGCATCGTCGTCCGGGGCGGAGCGGGTATCTTCTACGACAAGATCCCTCTCGCCTTCCCGGCGGCGAGCGCGGTCAGTTCGGACATCGCGATCAACATGATCTTCCCTCAGGCCCTCGGGTTCGAGCTCACCGAGCAGGCGGTCGACGAGTTCGGTTCCGACGCCGTACGGCCGATCCTCCAGCAGTTCCCGGAACTGGCGCTGAGGTTTTCGACGGGAACGGAGCTGGAGACCCCGTACTCGGTTCAGTACACCCTGGGTGCCGACATCGGTCTCGGGCGGGCGGGGGCGTTGCGGATCGACCTCAACCGGTCGCTCGGGTATCACCAGGTGCTGCTCCGCGACCTGAACCCGGTGGTCGAGGTGCTGACGTTCGGTGGCCGCAAGCGGCTCGACGAGTTTCCGAACCGGAACCTGACGCCGTTCGGTCAGCCGATCCACCGGGACGAGAGCCTTGGCTCCATCGCCGCGATCGTGACCGAGGGGAGGAGTTGGTACACCGGGGTCACCCTGGGATGGAACTGGCGCGGCGAACAGGGTTGGGCCAGCGCGTCCTACACCTGGTCGCGAGCCGAGGACCTCGGTTTCGATCCGCTCAAGGGCGGGATCTCCCTCCCTCCGAATTCCGACGACCTCGCCGCCGAGAGGGGTCGATCCGACGCCGATCGCCGGCACCGCGCCGTTTTCGCCGCCGGTGTGCCCCTTCCGATGGGGCTCCGCGGTTCGACGGTCGTGCGCTACGCCAGCGGGGCGCCCTTCAACGTGACCCTCGGCCGCGACACGAACCTGGACGGGCAGGACAACGACCGTCCGGAGGGAATCGGTCGCAACACCGGTGCGGACACGCCGCTCGAGGTCGTCAACGCCATCCGGGTCGCGGAGGGGCTGTCCCCCGTAACGCGCCTCGAGGAGCCCGATTTCCTTCAGGTCGACTTCAGGATCGAAAAGCCGTTCCTCTTGCGCGACGGCCGCGTCCAGGGCGACGTGTACGTCCAGGTCTTCAACGCGTTCGACCGTTTCAACCCGGTTGCCGTGGAAGGCCGGATCCTGTCGGACCGCTTCGGCGAACCCTACGGGCTCGGCGGGCCGCCGCGCACGATCGAGATCGGGTTGCACCTGGGTGTGGGACGGCGCTGA
- a CDS encoding carboxypeptidase, whose translation MRFRRLIPSAALLASAAALPPHPAAEAVLPPAPKWDGASRRLALPPDHPWATPAERELFRHTPRYDETMAWLSRLAEASPRVTLVTIGRSPEGRAIVMAVASREGEATPEALRRSGRPTVLAQAGIHAGEIDGKDAGMMLLRDLTVGGRERALLEGANLLFVPIFNVDGHERFSRFGRVNQRGPEETGWRTTAKNLNLNRDYAKLDAPEMRALVRVLREWAPDLYLDLHVTDGADYQYDITFGWNGPHAHSPAIARWLDEVYRPAVSQALRREGHVPGPLVFPADGRDPSRGIVGWTASPRYSTGYGDARHLPTVLVENHSLKGYERRVLGTYVLLRETLRVAAEHGAELRESIAADRRRRRANVPLDWRVPDEKPPEIEFLGVSSREHLSPVTGTPVMEWTGRPVVLRVPYAIASEPAKSVSRPDAYWIPPAWTEVIDRLSWHGIRFERQVAPRRLRLAYYRLSAPELDERPFEGRVRVSAAVSVEVREETWPAGSVRVPTDQELGDLAVLLLEPESPDSLFRWGFFLPVLQRTEYIEPYVLEPLARAMLEEDPDLRAEFLRRLESDEAFRGDPAARLRFFYERTPYFDERYLLYPVAREPAGGEISRGSPASP comes from the coding sequence ATGAGATTCCGCCGTCTGATTCCGAGCGCCGCCCTGCTCGCCTCCGCCGCCGCTCTGCCCCCGCATCCGGCTGCGGAGGCGGTGCTGCCCCCGGCTCCGAAGTGGGATGGGGCCAGCCGCCGTCTCGCGCTTCCCCCGGACCACCCCTGGGCGACCCCGGCGGAGCGGGAGCTTTTCCGGCACACGCCCCGCTACGACGAAACGATGGCCTGGCTTTCCCGCCTGGCGGAAGCGAGTCCGCGCGTGACGCTGGTGACGATCGGCCGGTCTCCCGAAGGGCGCGCCATCGTCATGGCGGTGGCTTCGCGGGAGGGAGAGGCGACCCCGGAGGCACTCCGCCGGAGCGGCCGGCCCACCGTTCTGGCGCAGGCCGGGATTCACGCCGGGGAGATCGACGGGAAGGACGCTGGGATGATGCTCTTGCGCGACTTGACCGTCGGAGGTCGGGAGCGTGCGCTGCTCGAGGGTGCGAACCTGCTCTTCGTCCCCATCTTCAACGTCGACGGTCACGAGCGTTTCTCCCGCTTCGGCCGCGTGAACCAGCGCGGCCCGGAGGAGACGGGCTGGCGCACCACCGCGAAGAACCTCAATCTCAACCGCGACTACGCGAAGCTCGACGCGCCGGAGATGCGCGCGCTGGTCCGCGTCCTTCGCGAGTGGGCGCCGGACCTGTACCTCGATTTGCACGTCACCGACGGCGCCGACTACCAGTACGACATCACGTTCGGCTGGAACGGGCCGCACGCCCACTCGCCCGCCATCGCCCGGTGGCTCGACGAGGTCTATCGCCCGGCGGTCTCGCAGGCCCTGCGCCGGGAAGGACACGTTCCGGGGCCGCTCGTCTTCCCCGCCGACGGACGCGATCCGTCGCGAGGAATCGTCGGCTGGACCGCGTCGCCCCGCTACTCAACGGGATACGGCGACGCGCGGCATCTCCCGACCGTTCTCGTGGAGAACCACTCGCTGAAGGGCTACGAGCGCCGCGTCCTCGGCACCTACGTGCTGTTGCGAGAGACTCTCAGGGTGGCTGCGGAGCATGGCGCCGAGCTGCGAGAGTCGATCGCTGCGGACCGGAGGCGCCGCCGGGCGAACGTGCCGCTGGACTGGAGAGTTCCCGACGAAAAGCCGCCCGAGATCGAGTTCCTCGGGGTCTCGAGCCGCGAGCACCTCTCCCCCGTCACGGGAACTCCGGTCATGGAGTGGACGGGTCGCCCTGTCGTCCTCCGCGTCCCCTACGCCATCGCCTCCGAGCCGGCGAAGAGCGTTTCGCGGCCGGACGCCTACTGGATCCCTCCCGCCTGGACCGAGGTCATCGACCGGCTGTCCTGGCATGGCATCCGCTTCGAGCGCCAGGTCGCGCCGCGGCGGCTGCGCCTCGCCTACTACCGGCTATCGGCCCCCGAACTCGACGAGCGCCCCTTCGAAGGCCGCGTGCGCGTGTCGGCCGCGGTCTCGGTCGAGGTGCGGGAAGAGACGTGGCCGGCCGGATCGGTGCGGGTGCCGACCGATCAGGAGCTCGGGGACCTCGCGGTCCTTCTTCTCGAACCCGAGTCACCCGATTCCCTCTTCCGCTGGGGATTCTTCCTGCCGGTCCTGCAGCGTACGGAGTACATCGAGCCCTACGTGCTCGAGCCACTCGCCCGCGCGATGCTCGAGGAGGACCCGGACCTCCGCGCCGAATTCCTCCGGCGGTTGGAGAGCGACGAGGCGTTCCGCGGCGACCCGGCGGCGCGCCTGCGCTTCTTCTACGAGCGGACTCCGTACTTCGACGAGCGTTACCTGCTCTACCCCGTCGCGCGCGAGCCGGCCGGTGGGGAGATCAGCCGCGGGAGCCCGGCATCTCCTTGA